The following is a genomic window from Pedobacter sp. KBS0701.
GCAGCTTCGTTTTTGCCATCTCCATATTCTAAGAAAATATTAAGTTAAATAAAAGATAATGAGCTGCAAAGGTAAGCATAATAATACTATTTATCAATATAGCAAGCATTTGTTTGGTTTCGTTTAGATTAATTTACACCTTTACAGCTTTAATTCAGATTGTCCAAATTGGAAATATTTAAAACCAAAGCAGCGCTTAAGGCTTTTTTGCAGCCATTAAAAGCATCGGCTAAAAAAATAGCATTAGTGCCTACTATGGGCGCTCTGCACAATGGCCACATCTCATTGATAAAACTGGCCCAGCAAAATGCTGATATCATTATCTGCAGCATTTTCGTAAACCCTACGCAGTTTACCGATCCTAAAGATTTAGAAAAATATCCGCGCCCCATTGAGCATGACCTGGCAATGCTGGCCGCTGCAGGCTGTAATGCTGTGTTTATGCCTAATGTAGAAGAGATGTATCCGGCAGGTGCCGATGAAGCCTGGCATATTGATTTAGGCAATGCGGAATTTTTGTTGGAAGGTGAATTTAGGAAAGGCCATTACCAGGGCGTAACGCAGATTGTTAAAAAACTGTTTGATGCTGTTGAACCTGATGTGGCTATGTTCGGACAGAAAGATTTCCAGCAGGTATTAATGATTAAAAATATGCTGGCTTATTTTAAATTGCCCATCACTATAATTACCTGCCCGATTATCCGCGAAGATGATGG
Proteins encoded in this region:
- the panC gene encoding pantoate--beta-alanine ligase, which translates into the protein MEIFKTKAALKAFLQPLKASAKKIALVPTMGALHNGHISLIKLAQQNADIIICSIFVNPTQFTDPKDLEKYPRPIEHDLAMLAAAGCNAVFMPNVEEMYPAGADEAWHIDLGNAEFLLEGEFRKGHYQGVTQIVKKLFDAVEPDVAMFGQKDFQQVLMIKNMLAYFKLPITIITCPIIREDDGLAMSSRNIHLSNDERAQSLVLSKSLQFVIDHFNEYSLSELEDRAKAFYKDIDGVELDYFTIANGNTLEPAKSKDENNLVALVAAKVGSTRLIDNMIIK